The following proteins come from a genomic window of Heyndrickxia acidicola:
- the spoIIIAD gene encoding stage III sporulation protein AD has translation MEILQIVGVSLIATFLSLVIKEQKPNFAFLLVLFAGSAIFLFLVDKVYEIIQLIEKIAENANVNMVYVQTILKIIGIAYIAEFASHLTRDAGQSALAAKVELAGKILILAMAVPILTVLIETVLNLIPKG, from the coding sequence ATGGAGATTTTACAGATAGTTGGAGTATCGCTGATTGCTACATTTCTATCGCTGGTTATTAAAGAGCAAAAGCCTAATTTTGCTTTCCTGCTGGTTTTATTTGCCGGTTCTGCTATTTTTCTTTTTTTAGTGGACAAGGTATATGAAATTATCCAGCTCATTGAAAAAATTGCGGAAAATGCCAATGTCAATATGGTGTATGTCCAAACTATTTTAAAAATAATCGGCATTGCTTATATCGCTGAATTCGCTTCCCATCTCACCAGAGACGCCGGTCAAAGTGCATTGGCAGCAAAAGTGGAGCTTGCAGGAAAAATTTTAATTCTCGCTATGGCCGTTCCCATTCTAACGGTCCTCATAGAAACAGTCTTAAATCTAATCCCTAAGGGGTAG
- the spoIIIAB gene encoding stage III sporulation protein SpoIIIAB: MLKIIGAILILFSTTWAGFEVSRRLSDRPKQLRMFRYGLQSLETEIMYGHTPLHEAARKLSSQLPKPLSTFFASFSNKLTTMNTTVKEAWETSLKEIWKTTALKQGEYEILQQLGENLGKHDKYTEQKQIILALTHLEREEEEARDRQHRYEKMAKSIGVLTGLFIIILLF; encoded by the coding sequence GTGTTGAAAATAATAGGCGCAATCCTTATTCTTTTTTCAACAACCTGGGCAGGATTTGAAGTTTCAAGGAGGCTTAGTGACAGGCCGAAACAGCTGCGAATGTTTCGCTATGGCCTCCAATCATTGGAGACCGAGATTATGTACGGACATACACCGCTGCATGAAGCAGCCCGGAAGCTCTCATCCCAGCTCCCAAAACCGCTTTCAACTTTCTTTGCTTCCTTTTCAAATAAGCTGACAACAATGAACACCACTGTAAAAGAAGCATGGGAAACAAGCCTCAAAGAAATTTGGAAAACGACTGCTTTAAAACAGGGGGAATATGAAATCCTTCAACAGTTAGGCGAGAATCTTGGAAAGCATGATAAATATACCGAACAAAAACAAATCATTCTTGCTCTTACCCATCTTGAGAGAGAGGAAGAAGAGGCCAGAGACCGTCAGCATCGCTATGAAAAAATGGCAAAAAGCATAGGGGTTCTTACAGGGTTATTTATTATTATTCTATTATTTTAA
- the spoIIIAE gene encoding stage III sporulation protein AE gives MRQWMQILIIGTILLFFGQISVQAATNNGIAGKVEDSIVENQMNQLGLDDLQTFWKNIESQYGGYLPDSQKGSLMDFIKGDKKFSLNEWFQGLLKFTFQQLMMNGKLLGSLIVLTIFSMFLQSLQTSFENGAISKVANAIVFMVLIIIALNSFHVAIDYTEEAVNKMMGFILALIPLLLALISSSGGITSAAFFHPVIIFLMNTSGMLIKYFVLPLLLLSTLLSIVSSLSEHHKATQLAKLLRNAGVGILGIFMTIFLGVISVQGTATAVTDGITIKTAKFVTGNFIPVIGRMFTDAADTVITASSLLKNTLGIAGVAIVLLIAAFPAIKILAVSFMFKFAAALLQPLGNSPIINCLDVISKNMVYVFASLAIVAFMFFLSITIIITAGNITMMMR, from the coding sequence ATGCGGCAATGGATGCAGATTTTAATAATTGGAACGATCCTCCTTTTCTTTGGACAAATAAGCGTACAGGCAGCAACAAACAATGGGATTGCAGGAAAAGTAGAAGACAGCATAGTGGAAAATCAAATGAACCAGCTGGGACTTGATGACTTACAGACATTTTGGAAAAACATTGAATCACAATACGGAGGATATCTCCCAGACAGCCAGAAAGGCAGCCTTATGGATTTTATCAAAGGAGATAAAAAATTTTCCTTGAATGAATGGTTTCAAGGACTGTTGAAATTTACCTTTCAACAATTAATGATGAACGGAAAGCTTCTCGGATCGTTAATCGTTCTTACCATTTTTAGTATGTTTCTTCAATCACTACAGACTTCTTTTGAAAATGGAGCCATCAGCAAAGTGGCCAATGCAATCGTTTTTATGGTTTTGATAATCATTGCACTTAACAGTTTTCACGTAGCCATTGATTATACTGAAGAAGCGGTAAATAAAATGATGGGTTTTATTCTTGCGCTAATACCCTTGCTGCTGGCATTGATATCCTCTTCAGGAGGAATTACATCTGCGGCATTTTTCCATCCCGTCATCATATTCCTCATGAATACCAGCGGCATGCTTATCAAATATTTTGTTCTTCCTCTTCTTCTCTTATCGACTCTTCTCAGTATAGTCAGCTCACTTTCAGAGCATCACAAAGCCACACAGCTGGCCAAGCTTCTCAGAAATGCAGGTGTAGGCATTCTTGGTATTTTTATGACAATCTTCCTGGGAGTCATTTCTGTACAAGGGACAGCAACCGCAGTAACAGATGGTATTACCATAAAAACCGCAAAATTTGTAACCGGAAACTTCATTCCAGTCATTGGAAGAATGTTTACAGATGCTGCTGATACCGTTATAACGGCTTCTTCTCTATTAAAAAACACACTTGGAATTGCCGGGGTAGCCATAGTACTACTTATAGCGGCCTTTCCGGCAATCAAAATTCTGGCAGTATCCTTCATGTTTAAATTTGCAGCAGCTCTATTGCAGCCTTTGGGCAACAGCCCGATCATTAATTGTCTGGATGTGATCAGCAAGAACATGGTCTATGTTTTTGCATCCCTTGCCATTGTGGCCTTTATGTTTTTTTTAAGCATTACGATCATTATAACCGCTGGAAACATTACGATGATGATGAGATGA
- the spoIIIAA gene encoding stage III sporulation protein AA encodes MDNILAILPHSISEMIHRLPDNNLEKLEEVRLRINRPIELMAGGNSFFLPYRLQEKDAEQFLDKLANYSFYTLEEELKKGYITVEGGHRVGLAGKVILEEGHVKAIRNVSSFNIRIAREKIGAALPLVPQLFKSRWRHTMIIGAPQTGKTTVLRDLARIVSSGIPEKKIPPLKVGIVDERSEIAGCVRGVPQLHFGPRLDVLDACPKAEGMMMLIRSMSPDVLIVDEIGREEDSQAIMEAVNAGVTLIMTTHGHSYEDLHKRPILRKIIQESVFERFIELTRSNGPGTIHRIYDEKGNGIPLNAGVQQC; translated from the coding sequence GAAGAAGTCAGGCTGCGCATTAACCGGCCTATTGAACTGATGGCAGGAGGAAATTCTTTTTTTCTGCCATATAGGTTGCAGGAGAAAGATGCAGAGCAATTTCTCGACAAATTGGCGAACTACTCTTTTTATACACTTGAAGAAGAACTGAAAAAGGGATATATCACTGTAGAAGGCGGCCATCGAGTTGGCCTTGCAGGAAAAGTAATACTAGAAGAAGGGCATGTTAAAGCAATCCGGAATGTTTCTTCATTTAATATTCGAATTGCCCGTGAAAAAATAGGGGCAGCCTTGCCTCTTGTTCCGCAGCTGTTTAAAAGCAGGTGGCGCCACACAATGATTATCGGGGCTCCGCAAACCGGAAAGACGACCGTTCTTAGAGATTTAGCCCGTATCGTTTCCTCCGGGATCCCTGAAAAAAAAATACCTCCTTTGAAGGTTGGAATAGTTGATGAACGATCAGAAATTGCGGGCTGTGTCCGGGGTGTCCCACAGCTTCATTTTGGCCCAAGGCTGGATGTATTGGATGCTTGTCCAAAAGCTGAAGGAATGATGATGCTGATCAGATCAATGAGTCCCGATGTTCTCATTGTAGATGAAATTGGCAGGGAGGAAGATAGTCAAGCCATTATGGAAGCTGTCAATGCAGGAGTCACTTTGATTATGACTACACATGGTCATTCATATGAAGATCTTCATAAACGCCCGATTCTAAGAAAAATTATTCAGGAGTCTGTTTTTGAAAGGTTTATAGAATTGACCAGGAGCAATGGTCCTGGAACCATACACCGAATCTATGACGAAAAAGGGAACGGAATTCCTTTAAATGCAGGTGTTCAGCAGTGTTGA
- the spoIIIAC gene encoding stage III sporulation protein AC: MGIDVDVIFKIAGVGIVVAFLHTILDQVGKKEYAQWVTLFGFIYILFMVASIVADLFDKIKSVFLFQ, from the coding sequence ATGGGAATTGATGTAGACGTCATATTCAAAATTGCTGGTGTCGGAATCGTAGTCGCTTTTTTACACACCATTTTAGATCAGGTAGGCAAGAAGGAATACGCCCAGTGGGTCACGTTATTCGGTTTTATTTATATTCTTTTTATGGTGGCATCAATCGTGGCGGATCTTTTCGATAAAATCAAGTCAGTTTTTCTCTTCCAATAA